The Mercurialis annua linkage group LG8, ddMerAnnu1.2, whole genome shotgun sequence genome window below encodes:
- the LOC126662040 gene encoding uncharacterized protein LOC126662040 produces MSETTNSKMKLKLLIDKKAQKVLFAEASKGFVDFLFSLMSLPLGNIIRVLTKSNMVGCLGNLYESIETLSYSYLQPSQHKDFILKSKSPLLPVDTPLLLPDTNSGHPKMYICDTPNHCYVTFEPDTPCPTCKTLMNYEPTFISSESDKQVTAKYGEGGFVKDVVTYMVMDDLEVKPICTVSSITLINTFGITDLGSLQEKVVDFGVAEGLMLLQVSLQAKDVLTSVFLKT; encoded by the exons ATGTCAGAAACCACCAATTCGAAAATGAAACTGAAGCTTCTTATTGACAAAAAAGCTCAGAAAGTTCTTTTTGCAGAGGCAAGCAAGGGTTTTGTAGACTTCCTATTTAGCCTCATGTCATTACCATTGGGAAATATCATTAGGGTTCTAACAAAAAGTAACATGGTGGGTTGTTTAGGAAACCTGTATgaaagcattgaaaccctaagtTACAGTTACCTTCAACCTTCCCAGCACAAGGACTTCATTTTGAAGTCAAAATCTCCCCTTCTTCCAGTTGACACTCCTCTGTTGTTGCCCGACACTAATTCTGGTCATCCGAAGATGTACATATGTGATACTCCTAATCATTGTTATGTGACTTTTGAACCAGACACACCTTGTCCTACTTGTAAAACCTTAATGAACTATGAACCCACTTTTATAAGTTCCGAAAGTGATAAGCAAGTAACTGCCAAATATGGAGAAGGTGGGTTTGTGAAAGATGTGGTGACCTATATGGTAATGGATGATCTTGAAGTGAAGCCAATATGTACAGTCTCCAGTATCACTTTAATCAACACTTTTGGTATTACTGATTTGGGTTCTCTTCAAGAGAAAGTGGTTGATTTTGGAGTAGCTGAG GGTTTGATGCTTCTTCAGGTGTCTTTGCAAGCCAAGGATGTACTGACCAGTGTTTTCCTCAAGACATAA
- the LOC126659464 gene encoding uncharacterized protein LOC126659464, whose amino-acid sequence MVTEETSAQTVAEPVQGIGLKVGQSFKNKAVLQTCMRFHAISHHYQYKTVKSCQKQLLLRCINDTCKWYLKSSSSGNSKLFIIRNLNMKHTCPVDTRFNSQRQASSSHIADSIKQNYVNSLKLQVKHSTTEVTTVLNGGIKYTVNMKDRTCTCKRFEIDEIPCQHVVAIINEMNRDPYQFCSIYYMKKNYASNV is encoded by the exons ATGGTAACAGAAGAAACAAGTGCACAAACAGTTGCTGAACCAGTGCAAGGGATAGGATTAAAAGTTGGTCAATCTTTCAAAAACAAAGCAGTTCTTCAAACATGCATGAGATTTCACGCAATCAGTCATCACTATCAGTACAAGACTGTAAAATCATGTCAAAAGCAACTTTTATTAAGATGTATCAATGATACATGTAAATGGTATCTTAAATCTTCTAGCAGCGGAAATTCGAAATTGTTCATCATTCGAAACCTGAACATGAAACACACATGTCCCGTAGATACAAGATTTAACAGTCAGAGACAAGCTTCATCATCACATATTGCAGACTCCATCAAACAGAATTATGTCAATTCACTCAAATTACAG GTAAAACATTCTACAACTGAAGTGACCACAGTGTTGAATGGTGGCATCAAATACACAGTCAACATGAAAGATAGAACATGCACTTGCAAGAGATTTGAAATTGATGAAATACCGTGTCAACATGTCGTAGCAATTATCAATGAAATGAACCGAGATCCATATCAGTTTTGTTCAATCTACTACATGAAAAAAAACTATGCTAGCAACGTATAG
- the LOC126661163 gene encoding psbP-like protein 1, chloroplastic, with protein sequence MASLKNSPSFYHTLSPTSFPQIGFQKCSNGSLPCCRKGISFVVRADHNSLPNFTSISQVRQGNVRRQLLAVSLIAPWVSLVNQPLPSFAAEIKKGYLLVTDQKDGYSFLYPFGWQEVFIEGQDKVFKDVIEPLENVSVTTVPTTKLDIRDFGPPEQVAGVLIKKVLAPPTQKTQLIEATEHEVDGKAYYTFEFIVKAPNYTRHALSTVSIGNGKFFTLTTGANERRWGKMKDILHGVVDSFKVFNA encoded by the exons ATGGcttctttaaaaaattcacCATCTTTTTATCATACTTTATCTCCCACCTCTTTTCCTCAG ATTGGATTTCAAAAGTGTAGTAATGGGTCTCTTCCTTGCTGTAGAAAAGGCATTTCTTTTGTGGTTAGAGCTGACCATAATTCTTTGCCCAATTTCACTTCTATTTCTCAAG TTAGACAAGGGAATGTGAGACGCCAATTGCTTGCTGTCAGTTTGATTGCCCCTTGGGTTTCTCTGGTTAACCAACCTTTGCCTTCAT TTGCTGCAGAAATTAAAAAGGGATATCTGTTAGTCACAGACCAGAAGGACGGTTACTCATTCCTCTATCCATTTGGGTGGCAG GAAGTGTTCATTGAAGGTCAAGACAAGGTCTTTAAAGACGTTATTGAGCCGTTAGAAAATGTCAGTGTCACTACAGTCCCGACCACTAAACTAGACATTCGAGACTTTGGACCTCCAGAACAG GTTGCTGGAGTACTGATAAAAAAGGTCTTAGCCCCTCCAACGCAGAAAACACAACTAATTGAGGCAACTGAG CATGAAGTGGATGGAAAGGCATATTACACATTTGAGTTCATTGTTAAGGCTCCAAACTATACTCGTCATGCTCTTAGTACAGTCTCTATTGGAAACG GTAAATTCTTCACATTGACAACCGGAGCGAATGAGAGAAGGTGGGGTAAGATGAAAGATATATTGCACGGTGTGGTCGACTCCTTTAAAGTTTTCAATGCCTGA
- the LOC126662039 gene encoding uncharacterized protein LOC126662039, whose translation MATTSNSKVKLKLLIDKKNQKVLFAEANKDFVDFLFSLMSFPLGNVIRLLTKNNMVGCLGNLYESIETLSDTYLQPTQNKDSILKPKVPFPATQAPLLLPNSEFSSQKVYYCPRGCAWRVAFDQDVACPGCQSKMSSIAAVVATNHAKQVASNGDGTGFVKDVVTYMVMDNLEVKPMSTISGITLINTFSIRDLSCLEEKMVDIGVDEGLKLLQVALQAKNVLTSVFLKA comes from the exons ATGGCGACAACTTCAAATTCGAAAGTGAAACTGAAACTTctgattgacaaaaaaaatcagaaagtTCTTTTTGCAGAGGCAAACAAGGATTTCGTAGATTTCCTATTTAGCCTCATGTCTTTTCCACTAGGAAACGTCATTAGGCTGCTTACAAAAAATAACATGGTGGGCTGTTTAGGCAACCTTTATGagagcattgaaaccctaagtGACACTTACCTTCAACCAACGCAAAACAAGGACTCCATTTTGAAGCCAAAAGTTCCATTTCCAGCCACTCAAGCGCCACTTTTGTTGCCAAACTCTGAATTTTCCAGTCAAAAGGTGTACTATTGTCCTAGAGGTTGCGCTTGGCGAGTGGCTTTTGACCAAGATGTGGCTTGCCCCGGTTGCCAGAGCAAAATGTCTAGTATAGCAGCGGTTGTTGCTACTAATCATGCAAAGCAAGTGGCCAGCAACGGAGATGGTACTGGATTTGTGAAAGATGTGGTTACTTACATGGTGATGGATAATCTTGAGGTGAAGCCGATGTCTACCATATCTGGTATTACTTTGATCAACACCTTCAGTATCCGGGATTTAAGTTGTCTCGAAGAGAAAATGGTTGATATCGGAGTAGATGAg GGTTTGAAGCTTCTTCAGGTGGCATTGCAGGCCAAGAATGTGCTGACAAGTGTTTTCCTCAAGGCATga
- the LOC126662041 gene encoding uncharacterized protein LOC126662041, translating to MKRKTSNSNVKLKLLIDKKSKKVLFAEANKDFVDFLFSLMSLPLGNVIKLLTKKKMVGCLANLYGSIETLNDTFLQAPDIKESILNPRSPSHAIQTPLLLTNTDHFSASQSVYFCPHGCRYRAALDPEALCPTCNRKMSTGGNFVAPTPDGAELVVSGAGGGGFVKDVVTYMVMDDLEVKPMSTISSITLINTFDIRDLRSLQEKVVDIGLDEGLKLLQVSLQAKNVLTSVFLKA from the exons atGAAACGGAAGACGTCTAATTCCAACGTGAAGTTGAAGCTTCTTATCGACAAGAAATCCAAGAAAGTCCTATTTGCTGAAGCAAACAAAGATTTCGTAGATTTTCTTTTCAGCCTAATGTCATTACCATTAGGAAATGTTATCAAACTGTTAACCAAGAAAAAAATGGTGGGTTGCTTAGCAAATCTTTACGgcagcattgaaaccctaaacgaCACTTTCCTTCAAGCACCCGATATTAAAGAATCCATTTTGAATCCAAGATCTCCATCTCACGCTATTCAAACACCACTCTTGCTAACCAACACTGATCACTTCTCCGCCAGCCAAAGTGTGTATTTTTGCCCTCATGGTTGCAGGTACCGAGCGGCTTTAGACCCAGAAGCGCTTTGTCCCACTTGCAACCGCAAAATGTCTACTGGGGGAAACTTCGTTGCTCCCACTCCCGATGGTGCAGAGCTAGTGGTTTCCGGTGCCGGAGGAGGTGGATTTGTGAAAGATGTGGTTACGTACATGGTGATGGATGATCTCGAAGTAAAACCTATGTCTACGATTTCTAGTATTACTTTGATCAACACTTTTGATATCCGGGATTTGCGTTCTCTTCAAGAGAAAGTGGTTGATATTGGATTAGATGAg GGTTTGAAGCTGCTTCAGGTGTCTTTGCAGGCCAAGAATGTTTTGACAAGTGTTTTTCTCAAGGCATGA
- the LOC126659671 gene encoding 60S ribosomal protein L23A-like — MAPKGGVAKETDAKLQAVKAAKAVKSGPTFKKAQKIRTKVTFHRPRTLKKERNPKYPRISAPPRNKLDHYRILKYPLTTESAMKKIEDNNTLVFIVDLRADKKKIKDAVKKMYDIQAKKVNTLIRPDGTKKAYVRLTPDYDALDVANKIGII; from the exons ATGGCTCCCAAag GTGGTGTTGCCAAGGAAACTGATGCCAAGTTGCAGGCAGTGAAGGCTGCAAAGGCAGTCAAATCCGGGCCTACTTTTAAAAAAGCTCAAAAGATCAGGACAAAAGTCACATTTCATCGACCCAGGACATTGAAGAAAGAGAGAAACCCGAAGTACCCGCGCATCAGTGCACCACCAAGAAACAAGCTAGACCATTATCGAATTCTGAAATATCCATTGACGACTGAGTCTGCCATGAAGAAGATTGAGGATAACAATACACTTGTGTTCATTGTTGACCTCCGGGCTGACAAGAAGAAAATTAAAGATGCAGTTAAGAAGATGTATGACATTCAGGCCAAGAAAGTAAACACATTGATCAG ACCTGATGGCACGAAGAAGGCGTATGTGAGGTTGACTCCTGACTATGATGCATTGGATGTTGCAAATAAAATTGGCATCATTTAA